One Torulaspora globosa chromosome 5, complete sequence DNA window includes the following coding sequences:
- the SRP102 gene encoding Signal recognition particle receptor subunit beta (ancestral locus Anc_5.263), translating into MVQSGLEMFSNSVLLALILVLLTSSFLLILQRNTGKLIWNAKSGSKNRQPTFIIAGPSGSGKSCLYNLMTTGKLKTTVTSQETSVASGFKLSESVKVRLMAFPGHLKLRGKLFDEIRDSTNIKGLVFVIDATVDPKQLTKTAEFLFQILQLTERRKDGVDILLACNKSEMFTARPALKIREVLEQEIEKIIIRKQKSLETVTGPIAGHHQSNENHEIGQEDAVDFATGNGFSFDVLEGNVDAFEGSVLKRDIEKWECWMEERAVN; encoded by the coding sequence ATGGTACAAAGCGGCCTCGAGATGTTCAGCAATTCGGTACTTCTGGCGCTCATACTGGTGCTGTTAACTTCGTCGTTCTTGTTGATTCTCCAGCGGAACACCGGCAAACTAATTTGGAATGCGAAGAGTGGTAGCAAGAATAGGCAACCAACTTTCATCATAGCCGGCCCTTCAGGCAGCGGGAAGAGCTGCCTGTATAACCTGATGACTACAGGGAAACTGAAAACCACCGTTACTTCCCAGGAAACCAGTGTTGCCAGCGGTTTCAAGCTGTCTGAGTCGGTCAAGGTGAGACTGATGGCGTTTCCTGGCCATTTAAAGCTGCGTGGCAAGCtgttcgatgaaatcaGGGATTCAACTAACATCAAGGGCTTGGTATTTGTAATTGACGCGACGGTGGATCCTAAACAACTTACCAAGACGGCAGagtttcttttccagattttACAGTTGACTGAACGTCGAAAAGACGGCGTAGACATCCTGCTCGCTTGTAACAAGTCAGAAATGTTCACAGCGAGGCCAGCACTAAAGATTAGAGAAGTCCTCGagcaagagatcgaaaaaaTAATCATTAGGAAACAAAAATCCCTGGAAACAGTAACTGGCCCTATTGCGGGTCATCATCAATCGAATGAGAACCACGAAATAGGACAGGAAGATGCTGTAGATTTCGCGACAGGTAATGGCTTCTCTTTTGACGTTTTAGAAGGCAACGTTGACGCTTTCGAAGGAAGCGTCTTGAAGAGGGACATCGAAAAATGGGAATGTTGGATGGAGGAAAGAGCTGTAAATTAG
- a CDS encoding uncharacterized protein (ancestral locus Anc_5.262), with the protein MNRFLLLTALLIYYAIWLLLPVLELDGKLRAFPLPSIYAVFLPIALLIIGFTIVGSFLGMMLLLDSKEYST; encoded by the coding sequence ATGAATCGCTTCCTGCTGCTGACTGCACTGCTGATATATTACGCGATATGGCTCTTGTTGCCCGTCCTCGAGTTGGATGGCAAGCTCAGGGCTTTTCCACTGCCGAGCATATACGCGGTTTTTCTACCCATTGCACTTCTGATTATTGGCTTCACGATAGTGGGAAGCTTCCTGGGAATGATGCTTCTCTTGGATAGTAAAGAGTATAGTACGTAA
- the NUP192 gene encoding Nup192p (ancestral locus Anc_5.261) — MNWSSAKFESLYNGIESAELDRKLFDEILPDLQDLNLNHDKCKNSSSRSQLEKGEVTFSDGSTYKINQEFMIAAIAVSDELNLDEIVVCEMMINDTGARSSETGEELSLINRAKVNYFMRRQFILQLTAFLINCVEEDNPIYVDLLANGKLVVNVLKAFRFIHSQLADIKQLISKARILDNYHALEKRNVKFKRDFLLKEYDILGQILCGLMVKGDFLSREHLMNLINHVCEMHSNDFFIVYYLPAIFCAFGNLDKLPDKDVRSIHDQFIKDLRSEEIYTNPIKVSLIFVFLSYFIGWCKSDPSERANTMDFTVAVDEPMTRAVEYGAMELLLIFAAETSMVEKDASFGLYYDVRSLLERHLPRLIPIQLLDSDTTIQQQQSQLHNNPSDSTYTAPNSHDTKDRAFECISLSEGTESFFLTMFHDVLRSIIADCAFLLTKIKDAEEDSLLSGEDLNLDEIALRADLERFFLTIYYFYSFRPEYGKLFWEDKESNAYGFIEWSAKCHDSLMKSCFYLMISSLSCGLENSLSVYHYFVANNDVTWDLMAQCIKNYIVKICNLTARVQQRQLKRDSEEVDSSLVALEDGLNEEAVIFISSLFTLIGSVANNIEEDIKTKLSKLYTEPLFEFAKLETPLIGACFKTLSHLVPFSEIERSSFWYSLDSFIFKTGQPTMVSDSYRSIFMSKFTNFSEVVGFLSLFQKLLVTGPKKEYESYMAFGKLAFPSNLGRGYRKVGINPYFDYILQEVLVNSGQLHDSLKTRCIQSQILHIMEEALLSFDYNVILNSIAASANLDKLVSVGNFATYIQECPATIVFNYIFTEKVYKSIFDIVSIGIDDIHIELDGGNEQLKLINLSLKVLNIILDFQGPYIEEFVPVINKQENTSYYIPKDFGLHGLRSFYDAIFFHLSVVAHLGLYVGLNNFDVALNSVRLLGKLAARNPGESSPFAAKNTLLTIFDSVDESARIKDAFISQIERTIDCEEALTLKIEILDFIRMNLPATEADVTISHLLLGFQVSNVISTGPNLSTFINSDNSLLNSVVNLMEASLHNVDRSCINYAPMRLAALSLSIIMVLCRNSLTSRLALDYFVEHRLFELLVSLDPQADVNTLWNGRMFNLRQEEEFKQSESLGALLSFLSFRTELLQYLSLSIHRLASSGRGSQIRAHTDLLISNTLYSARVFSLISSLNYGDMLHQTVHLDGLKFFKDLPIKLDLVTTTKSCLGHIYDLSAVDSLAGLSWRVKSNHYTDCLSSSPEAMEELDVIHTKITSVLARQSFVKGQLSILHSWAQLVEIIASDGELSCMDRSNFILEVFGAIIPKINDYIEFDVSFSEELVSLAVTLFEVYQKDRMSVDGFQTIDNRLYNLFKTCIHGINSPLSSFSIRSNFYLLANSYLVHALGDTKLARQILQDLKMGSEVLVEVISKDAIYGQGTNRITSIFLLDSLVRLGDINKENFILDFLMKKTQLLLIIRSLKNINVFLTSPQNNVSIDDLLYELTAFKSVTYLLIRIAENRNGAHALIQNKLFQVIEDCSALQLDPDLGLDLVINELSAQNSGLLSINVSLDNPLFMGRDAYEISLFELIVPIFQLIAAVLLSMGSANLRVMSDVKSLLVKFRKLSIGIMKRDALKDMNEKYRLSGVASEGQEQMVRLIVLLCTLTGYRGEETI; from the coding sequence ATGAATTGGTCGTCTGCGAAGTTTGAATCGCTTTATAATGGCATCGAAAGCGCCGAATTAGATCGTAAGTTGTTCGATGAAATTCTACCAGACTTACAGGACTTAAATCTTAATCATGATAAGTGCaaaaactcttcaagtCGAAGTCAATTAGAAAAGGGCGAGGTAACTTTTTCTGACGGTAGTACTTATAAAATCAATCAAGAATTTATGATCGCTGCTATTGCAGTATCCGATGAGCTGAATTTGGATGAAATAGTCGTATGTGAAATGATGATTAATGATACGGGTGCTAGAAGCTCAGAAACTGGCGAAGAGCTTTCTTTAATTAACAGGGCAAAGGTAAATTACTTCATGAGAAGACAGTTCATTTTACAACTAACGGCTTTTCTGATAAATTGCGTGGAAGAGGACAATCCCATTTATGTGGATCTGCTGGCCAATGGCAAGCTAGTTGTCAACGTGTTAAAGGCTTTCCGGTTTATTCATTCTCAATTGGCGGAcatcaagcaattgatCAGTAAGGCAAGAATCCTCGATAATTACCATGCATTGGAAAAGCGTAATGTGAAGTTCAAACGAgattttctcttgaaagaatATGACATCCTCGGTCAGATTCTTTGCGGACTCATGGTCAAAGGCGATTTTTTGTCGAGAGAGCACCTCATGAATCTAATAAATCATGTATGTGAGATGCACTCAAAtgacttcttcatcgtATATTATCTTCCTGCCATATTTTGCGCCTTTGGAAATTTGGATAAACTTCCGGATAAGGATGTTAGGTCAATCCATGACCAGTTTATAAAGGACTTAAGGTCTGAGGAGATTTACACTAACCCTATCAAGGTTTCTTTGATATTCGTTTTTCTATCCTACTTTATTGGTTGGTGTAAATCGGATCCTTCAGAAAGAGCCAACACCATGGATTTCACTGTGGCCGTGGATGAGCCGATGACCAGAGCGGTTGAGTATGGCGCTATGGaactgctgctgatctTTGCAGCGGAAACTTCTATGGTAGAAAAGGATGCAAGTTTTGGGCTTTATTACGATGTACGATCATTACTAGAGAGACATCTCCCAAGACTCATACCTATCCAGCTTTTGGACAGCGACACGACCattcaacagcagcaatCACAGCTTCATAATAATCCGTCTGATTCAACATATACTGCGCCCAATAGTCACGACACCAAGGACAGAGCATTCGAATGTATTAGCCTTTCGGAAGGAACCGAATCCTTTTTTTTGACCATGTTTCACGATGTACTCAGGTCGATAATAGCGGACTGTGCTTTCCTTCTTACGAAGATAAAAGATGCCGAAGAAGACTCACTTTTATCCGGAGAAGATTTAAATTTGGATGAAATCGCTTTGAGGGCTGATTTGGAGAGATTTTTTCTTACAATATATTATTTCTACTCATTCAGGCCAGAATATGGAAAGCTTTTCTGGGAAGACAAGGAATCGAATGCTTACGGTTTTATTGAATGGTCAGCAAAGTGCCATGATAGCTTGATGAAGTCATGCTTCTATTTGATGATTTCAAGTCTCTCGTGTGGTCTGGAGAACTCACTAAGCGTTTATCATTACTTTGTTGCAAATAACGATGTGACATGGGACTTAATGGCTCAATGCATAAAAAATTACATTGTGAAGATATGTAATTTAACTGCGAGGGTCCAGCAGAGACAACTAAAACGCGACTCAGAAGAAGTTGACTCTTCGCTTGTTGCATTAGAAGATGGTTTAAATGAAGAGGCAGTTATTTTCATTTCTTCATTATTTACTCTGATCGGGTCAGTCGCCAATaacattgaagaagacataAAGACTAAGCTTTCCAAACTTTATACTGAGCCGCTGTTCGAGTTCGCGAAACTAGAGACGCCATTAATTGGTGCTTGTTTCAAGACATTAAGCCACTTGGTGCCTTTCTCGGAAATAGAAAGATCATCTTTTTGGTATTCCCTGGATTCATTTATTTTCAAGACCGGTCAACCAACCATGGTGTCCGACTCCTACCGGTCGATATTTATGTCAAAGTTCACAAATTTTTCTGAGGTTGTTGGATTTTTAAGccttttccaaaagctTCTTGTCACTGGACCAAAAAAAGAATATGAGAGTTATATGGCTTTTGGAAAACTGGCCTTCCCAAGCAACCTGGGTCGAGGTTACAGAAAGGTGGGAATAAATCCATATTTTGATTATATTTTGCAGGAAGTGCTTGTCAACTCTGGTCAGTTACACGATTCTTTAAAAACAAGATGCATTCAATCTCAAATTCTTCACATAATGGaggaagctcttctttctttcgatTACAATGTGATTTTGAACTCAATAGCGGCGAGCGCCAATCTGGATAAGTTAGTGAGCGTTGGCAATTTTGCTACCTACATTCAGGAATGCCCAGCCACAATTGTTTTCAACTACATATTCACCGAAAAGGTTTACAAGAGCATTTTTGACATCGTTTCTATCGGGATTGATGATATTCACATCGAGTTGGATGGAGGCAATGAGCAATTGAAACTCATCAATTTGTCACTGAAAGTCCTGAACATTATCTTGGATTTCCAAGGTCCTTACATTGAAGAGTTTGTGCCAGTTATCAATAAGCAAGAAAACACAAGCTATTATATACCCAAAGATTTTGGTTTGCACGGCTTACGCTCCTTCTACGACGCTATTTTCTTCCATCTGTCAGTGGTTGCACATTTAGGTCTGTACGTTGGATTGAATAACTTTGATGTGGCATTGAACTCAGTTCGATTATTAGGGAAACTTGCTGCCCGTAATCCCGGTGAAAGTTCACCTTTTGCCGCGAAGAATACATTGTTGACTATATTTGACTCGGTTGACGAGTCAGCGCGCATCAAGGATGCGTTTATCTCACAGATAGAAAGAACAATCGATTGTGAGGAAGCTCTCACATTGAAAATCGAAATCCTGGACTTTATTAGAATGAACTTACCAGCTACCGAAGCGGATGTTACTATTTCCCATTTATTGCTTGGTTTTCAGGTATCAAACGTTATATCCACTGGGCCTAACCTTTCCACTTTTATCAATTCAGACAATTCCTTATTGAACTCAGTAGTCAACCTGATGGAAGCTTCTCTGCACAATGTTGATCGATCTTGTATTAATTATGCTCCAATGAGGTTAGCGGCTTTATCACTGAGTATAATAATGGTACTCTGCAGAAACTCTTTGACTTCACGCCTAGCGCTGGATTactttgttgaacatcGATTATTTGAGCTACTGGTTAGCCTGGATCCTCAGGCGGACGTAAATACGCTGTGGAACGGAAGAATGTTCAACTTGAgacaggaagaagagtttAAACAATCCGAATCACTAGGTGctcttctctcttttctAAGTTTTAGAactgagcttcttcaatatttGAGCTTATCGATCCACAGACTTGCTTCTAGCGGAAGAGGATCGCAGATCAGAGCACATACAGATTTGCTTATTTCTAACACATTGTATTCAGCAAGGGTATTTTCATTGATCAGCTCTCTTAACTATGGGGATATGTTACACCAAACAGTTCACTTAGATggcttgaaatttttcaaggACCTCCCCATTAAGCTTGATTTGGTAACGACAACAAAAAGCTGCCTTGGACACATTTATGACCTCAGCGCTGTCGATTCTTTGGCAGGCTTATCATGGCGGGTGAAGTCGAATCACTATACAGACTGTCTTTCGTCGTCTCCTGAAGCAATGGAGGAGTTAGACGTCATACACACAAAAATAACTAGCGTTCTAGCTCGTCAAAGTTTCGTGAAGGGCCAGCTCTCAATCCTCCACTCGTGGGCTCAATTGGTGGAAATTATAGCATCAGATGGTGAGCTTTCTTGTATGGATCGCTCAAATTTTATTTTAGAGGTTTTTGGCGCTATAATACCAAAAATCAACGACTACATCGAGTTCGATGTTTCTTTCTCCGAAGAACTTGTTTCACTAGCTGTAACACTTTTCGAAGTTTATCAAAAGGACAGGATGTCCGTAGACGGTTTCCAAACAATTGACAACAGGCTTTATAACCTCTTCAAAACGTGCATTCATGGCATCAATTCTCCACTGTCATCGTTTTCAATTAGGTCCAATTTTTACTTACTAGCCAATAGCTACCTGGTTCACGCCCTGGGAGACACAAAGCTTGCCAGACAAATTCTGCAAGACTTGAAAATGGGTAGCGAGGTTCTTGTGGAAGTCATATCCAAAGACGCCATTTACGGACAAGGCACAAACAGGATAACGAGCATCTTCTTACTAGATTCTTTGGTGCGTCTGGGAGACATCAACAAGGAAAATTTCATATTGGATTtcctgatgaagaaaacacAACTTCTTTTGATCATAAGGTCCCTCAAGAATATCAATGTCTTCTTAACCTCGCCTCAGAATAACGTTAGTATCGATGATCTGCTGTACGAGCTAACTGCATTTAAATCGGTAACATACCTACTGATACGAATTGCAGAAAATCGAAATGGAGCTCATGCATTAATACAGAACAAATTATTCCAAGTCATAGAAGATTGTTCAGCTTTACAATTAGATCCAGATTTAGGTCTGGATTTAGTCATCAATGAGTTGTCGGCTCAAAATTCTGGTCTACTATCCATCAATGTCAGCTTGGATAATCCATTATTTATGGGAAGAGACGCTTATGAGATTTCTCTCTTCGAGCTGATCGTTCCCATATTTCAATTAATTGCGGCTGTTCTGCTCAGTATGGGAAGTGCCAACCTTCGTGTGATGTCGGATGTCAAGAGCCTGCTAGTGAAGTTTAGAAAGCTCTCGATTGGAATTATGAAAAGggatgctttgaaagatatGAATGAAAAATACAGGCTTTCTGGCGTTGCTTCAGAGGGTCAAGAGCAGATGGTAAGGCTAATAGTGCTCCTATGTACCTTAACCGGCTATCGCGGTGAAGAAACAATTTGA